The genomic window CCAGCGGAGCGGCGTGCGGTAGGTCGAACTCGGCGGCCCGGCCGGGCAGCGCGAACCACGACGATTCGCCGGTGAGCCAGAGCGAGACGTCCGCGCCGGACGCGAGCGCGGTCGCGGCCACCGTGAACGCTTGTGCACAGCGTTCGGGAGCCTCGGCTCCAGCTGTCACCTTGACCACCAGTGAGCGGCTCATGAGCAGACCTTAGGGCGCGGGAGGAATCCGTGCTGTACCCGACACCGCTGGTACCGGCCGGGCGCCCTAGACTCGGGGCGTGCTCGAGACTTTCTTCCTGGTGCTGCTGATCGCGGCCTTCGCCATCATCGCGTGGTTCGGGGTCTACGTCGTGTACCGCCTCTACCAGGGTCAGCGCTGACCGTGACGGATCCGGCCGGCTACCCGTACGAGGAGACGCACGATCTCCGCAGCGGACCCAACCTGCACGAGTCGCTGCTCGGGCTGCTC from Cryptosporangium phraense includes these protein-coding regions:
- a CDS encoding DsrE family protein, with the protein product MSRSLVVKVTAGAEAPERCAQAFTVAATALASGADVSLWLTGESSWFALPGRAAEFDLPHAAPLADLLAGLLATGRVTLCTQCAARRSIEEADVLPGVRIAGAAVFVEEVLADNAQALVY